In Leptolyngbya iicbica LK, the genomic stretch GGAGGAGTCACAGCAGCAATTGCAACAATATCAAGACTGGGAAACGGTGCCCGACTGGGCGCGTCCCCAAGTTGAGGCGGCCATCCATGCAGGCATCATTCGTCCTCAACCCGGCACAGAAAATCGGCTGCGCCCCCAAGAGATTGCCACACGGGCCGAAGTCGCCACATTGGTATATGCTGCGCTCGCCTATCTGGGCGAGGTGCCCGCTAAGCCTGAGTGATTCTAAGGCTAAAAAAAACTCCCTGAATGTGGCACAGGGCAGCTATCCAAGGTCAAATTCACAAGTGAACATCTTGCTTTATCCAGCGACCGGTCGCCAACAAAAACGCCATTCAGCGCTGGTGCAAACTGAATGGCGTTGATGGCGTAATTTAACGTTGTGGCAGGATTAGCTGGTGAAACCGGGGAGACTGACCCCCTCGGTAAAGCTGGGCAAATCGAGTTGTTGCGATCGCCGAGTCCGCACTGCCAAGCGATAGCTCACGCTCTGCAATTCCGCCTGTAAGCGACGATTTTCACCCTGCAATTGCTTGATCTTGTCGCGCACGGTCACCATGCGCTCGTCAAATTTTTGTTTGTAAACCTTGGGCAGTTCTTGCACGACCTGCTCTAGCATCCGGGTGCGATCGGTCAGTTCTTGCACGGTCTGGCGCAGTTGAACGGTTTCCGTGCTGCGTTCTTCGAGCTGACCCTGATAGTAGGTAACCTGCTTTTCGACACTTTGCAATTGCTCGCGCAGGGCTTTGACCTCAGCTTGTTGCTGCTCTGAAGCTTCGGTCGTCGCAGGTACTACACCGGCATTGCCTTTCACCAGGCGAAATAATTCACGCGAAAGCTGCTGTACCAGCTCGTCACGCATTTGCAACTCTTCGCGCAGACGGGTCATCTCCGCCTGCTGTGCAGCATATGCAGAATTTGAGTTCATCACTTGCGTCACACCACTAACCCTTATTCCCAACAACGTTTAGAAGCACTTTACTTGCGAGTTGCGCACCTGATTATCCTATGCCTGTAGCACTGGGCGGTTCGACACTCACTTGGCCATTGCCAAAAAGCCGTAGTTATCGAATCCCCATAGAACTAGCCCATAACAGACCAATTTGCCGATACTTTAACACCACATCCTATAAATGCAACCACTTTATACAAATCATTGCTGAAAAAGCGGGTATAGAAGCGGCTGAATGAGCATCCAGAGGCTGTGGTCACATTGAGGAGGGCGAGCTGTGATTTGTGTGTCCTTAATGTTTGCGCTGTGGAATTTGTTGATGTGTAACACAGGGGTTTGCACCGTAGAGCTATGGGCCTATTTGAAGCCGTTTGGGTGATTTGTTTAGCCAATCGCTGTGGATATTCAAATTAATTGCAACAACTACAAACGCAAAATGCCGCTAGGCGATTGTCTAGCGGCATTACTGAAGACAACACAGAGTGGAAAATCGCTGAAGGTGGCTTATCGCAAGAAGCTGGTTACCATCCATAAGACAATCATGCTAACGATTGCCGCAACTTGCTGAGTCACGAGGTCAGCGCTGGCTCCAGACATGGCCGCTGCCTGTGGACCTAACGCCTGACCAATCAAAATACCAATTGTCAGGCCAACGACTAACCCCACCACAGTCAAGAGCAGCGCTCGCCAGAAGCGATATTCTTTACGGTTGATGAAATAGATAGAGACTCCGACGCCGAGGGCCAGCGCGAGAGAAGGGCCAGCCAGACTCACGACAGCGAGAATCCCGAAAATCCCTGCAGGGACTAGGATGTCGTTGCGATCGGGCGTATCCAGAAAGTTGTCTAACCAGGCGGGACGTTCAACACTGGGGGTAGCAGATTGGGCCACCGGCTTTTCGGGCGTCGCCTCGGCAAATCGAATGCGATCGGGCACTTTGATTTTACCCTCTTGGCGGAGTCGTAGCCGTTCCATCAAGATGGCGTCATAGGCCGCTTCGATGGCTTCTTTTTGCTTGCGATCGTCTTCACAGTCGGCAATCAGACGCTCCTTAGCCTCTTGAATCTCCTCAAAGGAAGAGTTTTCATCAAGCCCGAGCGTATCGTAGTAGTTTTGGTCACTCATCGACATCTCTATTGGGTAGCCCAGTGCATCTATATCGTTCAATAACGCGACATCGCCGCCCTTCAGCAAAGCTGAAGTAAATAAACTCTATCACCGTCAATGTTGTCAGCTTTCTCTATATACTAAGCCCACTCTACGGAATCTTGTGAGACCGGATGAAGAAGTTTAGTAAGGAGATGGGTACTCTTCATAAGGAGTCAACCGAAGGAGTATCCAACCTGACTCAGCTTTATCAATACTTTACAAGAAGTGCTGAGACGCTGGGACAAGACGGAATCTTCACGGTTTATCTTGCTGGTGTTCCCTGACTAAAGTGTTTCTGAAGAAACGTTACTGAAGACTCTTGATCACCGACTTATGAGTCAGCTCGATCTAAGGTTAGGCAATTCTCCCCTTGTGTTGTTTTGGTAAGACATTTGCACCATGGCCACTGCCAAGATTCTTGTTGTTGATGATGACCCCGCTGTTCGTAATCTGGTCTATCGCTTTTTGTCGAAGCAGAACTATGAAGTTGAATCTGCCGAGGATGGCAAAAGTGCCTTAGCAAATTTTGAACAACTCAATCCGGACTTAGTCGTCCTTGATGTCAATCTGCCGGACGCGAACGGGTACGACCTGTGCAAAGAAATGCAGGCCCGCACTGGCGTGTTTGTGCTGATGCTGACTAGCCGCAGTGATGAAGCGGATAAAATTCGGGGCTTTACGGAGGGGGCCGATGATTACCTCACAAAGCCGTTTAGCTTGGGTGAGTTAGAGGTCCGCGTGGGGGCCATTCTCAAGCGCCAGCGACCCGTCACAACTGCCGAACAGCAGTGCCTCAGCTTTGACAGTTTAGAGATTGATCCTGTGCGGCGAGAGGTGACCCTAGCGCAAGAGATCGTCCCGCTGACGGCGTTGGAATTTGACCTACTCCATTTTTTGGCGAGCCATCCGGGCCGCGTCTGGCGCCGGGCAGAACTCATTCAAAAAGTGTGGGATTACGAATATGTGGGCGACCAACGGGTGGTCGATGTCCATATCGGGCAAATCCGCAAAAAAATTGAGTTAGATACCACCCAGCCCGCCATGATTCAAACGGTGCGCGGTGTTGGCTACAAGTTTGAGCCACCGGCCAATGCTGTCGCTTCTTCCTGATTTGGCCCTTCTCAGCGCCAGGCTTGGCTGACGCGGGCCAGCTGCTCGTGCTCGGCGGCAGACATAGACCAGCCCAGCACTCCTGCATTTTGGATCGCTTGGCTGGCGTTCTTGGCACCAGGAATGGGGATGATATTGCCGATACAGATTAACCAGTTCAAGGCGACTTGGGCGGGCGTTTTGTCGTGGGTTTCGGCGATCGCTCGCAGCGTTTGCAAGACTAATTCGATTTTGGTCAAGCCAGCGGCACTAAAGCGAGGATTCAACTGCCTAGCGCCTTCTGGTTTAGACGCTTCATTGGCGGCGTATTTGCCCGTCAGCAAGCCCTGGGCCAGCGGACTGTAGGCCAAGATGGTGACGTCGAGTTGGCGTGCCA encodes the following:
- a CDS encoding Npun_F5560 family protein, which gives rise to MTRLREELQMRDELVQQLSRELFRLVKGNAGVVPATTEASEQQQAEVKALREQLQSVEKQVTYYQGQLEERSTETVQLRQTVQELTDRTRMLEQVVQELPKVYKQKFDERMVTVRDKIKQLQGENRRLQAELQSVSYRLAVRTRRSQQLDLPSFTEGVSLPGFTS
- a CDS encoding response regulator transcription factor, whose translation is MATAKILVVDDDPAVRNLVYRFLSKQNYEVESAEDGKSALANFEQLNPDLVVLDVNLPDANGYDLCKEMQARTGVFVLMLTSRSDEADKIRGFTEGADDYLTKPFSLGELEVRVGAILKRQRPVTTAEQQCLSFDSLEIDPVRREVTLAQEIVPLTALEFDLLHFLASHPGRVWRRAELIQKVWDYEYVGDQRVVDVHIGQIRKKIELDTTQPAMIQTVRGVGYKFEPPANAVASS
- a CDS encoding CPP1-like family protein, which translates into the protein MSDQNYYDTLGLDENSSFEEIQEAKERLIADCEDDRKQKEAIEAAYDAILMERLRLRQEGKIKVPDRIRFAEATPEKPVAQSATPSVERPAWLDNFLDTPDRNDILVPAGIFGILAVVSLAGPSLALALGVGVSIYFINRKEYRFWRALLLTVVGLVVGLTIGILIGQALGPQAAAMSGASADLVTQQVAAIVSMIVLWMVTSFLR